The DNA segment TCGACTCCATGTTTGATGCCTTCCGTACAGTCGAATCCCGGCATAAGTGCGTATGGGCCGTCCGCTCCACCATGGTCACCTACGCCGTGCTGTACGGGGCGGGGTTTCTCTTCTTTTGCGTGTACGTGACGCTCAAGGTGCTCGTGAAGAACGCGGCCCAGGTCAAGGTCAACTACTGGGCCCTCTCCCAGCGCATGTGGACAACGGAGGCGCAATGGCGCTTTCGGCTCTACAACGAGGTGGAGCACCTGCACGCGTGTCGCCTGCGTGCCGGGTCGGAGGTGGCCGAGCGCATGGTGGATCGGCTGCGGGTGTCGAACAGCGTTTCTAGATTTGTGCGGCGGGTCTGCAgcacgtgcgtgcttgtgacTGCCATCCTATCCTTTCTGAATCCGGCTCTTCTCATCGGCTCCTCCATTGGCGGGCTCACTCTCGTTTGGTGGCTCACGCTCGCTTTGATgctgtatgcgtgtgcgccagaGGTGGACCCTCGGGAGCGCGAGTACGCGTACATCACCGACCTGGAGCGGCTCGTTGACAGCATCCACTACGACGCGGCGGAGTGGTTCCATTCGGCGGACGCTTTCTACGAGCACATCACGACGACCTTTTTCAAGAATCGGCTTCTAGTGGTGGTGACCGGCCTCCTCGAAAGTCTCGCGCTGCCTGTCTTGCTCGTGTATGCCCTGGGGGACGGCAGCGTAGAGGCGTTGGTCGAGTTTGTGTTACAGCACTCGACGACGGTGGACGGTGTCGGCTCGATCGCCGCCGGCTCCGACTGGagctcctcttctctctccagGACGCCGCCGGGGGAGCACGACTCAGGCGGGGTCAATCACGCGTCAGCGTCGACGCACAGCAAAGACGCTGACACAAGCGCCACATTGCTCGGCAAGCCCGCAGCTGCCACTGGCTCTGCACACAAGCGGGCAGAGAAGGTGCAGCTGTCGGTCGCCAGTTTTGCTGCGGTGTACTCACAATGGACGCTGCGGCACATCGACGGCCCGACAGGCAGGGAGTCTCCGGCAAGCTGCCAGGACGCTGCCCTCAACAACTTCCTGCGGCAGCTTAGTCTCCGCGTGCGGGAGGCAGCCATCACGCACGCAgccagcgtcgcctccgcgGATGAGCTGATGATATCCAGAGACTCATTGGCGCCGTCGAAGTCGGTACGCTCGGAGCGCCGCTTTAGGGTACCCCGAGAAGACGCCGAGCAACGGATCGACGGGGCCGACGGCGAAACCAGCGGGCTGCCGGCGTTTGCGGCGGGTAGCACAACCGCACACGAGCGTGAGCAGCTGTTCGTGTCGCAGGTGTCCTCGTCGCGCCACGCCTTTCACTTCTCTCGGACAACTCAGCTACCGCTGAACCGTCGAGAAGCGGCAGACTACGGAACTGAAAAGGGAGGCGCCCTGTGAGGAAGAATCCAGCGAGTGTTTGGCTCCGCATGCGAACAGCGTGCGGCTCGTCAAAGAGGCGCCGGGCCGTTTCGATAGCACACATGCTATGTGGCGCTGTTCATAATGGCGGGACACGCTTTCGTCTCCGGGATCGGATCCTTCGGGATCGATGCCGCGGCTTTGTCTGATccgtctctgctgctgccccccccccccgattCTCCCTCCGCTTGCTGTTTGCCGATGCTGCATGTATGCATCGACGTGCTTTTTCCTTCAAACAAGAAACTATGCTCGCCTACCTctgctctgtgtgtgtctcttgcTTTTTCTATGCCTTTGTTGCTCGGTGCAGTGCCACCACCCTGCGATagcgccgtcgcgcgcgTCACGAgaaaaacgcacacgcagagagcaAGCAAACTTTCtagcgctgcggccgccacTCCTTGGatcgcctcttctcctcacAATGGACGCCTCTGTGTTGTACGGGCGATTcgtctccgtgtgtgtgtgtgcgttggtgTGATGCTCAGCCCCCCTCCGCTGGGAACGCAGACCAGTGACCCTGTCTCTCAGACGGGCACACATTGTTTTCATGGCCGTGCGGCCTCAAGCATGTCAGCCATGTACCCAGCGCCTGCTGCCAACGATGTGTCACTTCTTGTGTCTCTCGTTGATGTATTCGTTGCTTCACTCGTTTCTTCTCCACTCTCCTGTATGTCTCTCCGCTGAACGCCGGACACGTCCGCTGAGTGTACGCCGTgctggccgctgctgtcgtccCGCCAACCCACCCAACCGCCTCACAGGCACACAAACCGTGCACCAATAGATAGAGCGTCAACTCACGATTCGGCCCGAAAACTCGCACCTACGTGTCACTGCAAtttccccacccccaacTTCCCATACTGTTCGTCTGCCTCCCCAGGAACAGTGCATTGAGCTGCTTGAGGTAGCAAGTGAAGAACCCGTTGATGAACAGCACGACCACCGCGCAGTTTGAGGCCGCCTGGTGtgaggtggagcggcagcaaaGGGAGAGGCTGAGCGCCAGCACAGAACGCCTCAAtgcggaggtggagcgagAGCTGACGTTGCTGTTGGCTGGCGTCCGCGACGCACTGACAGAGGACCAGCGGGATATTCAGTCCGAGTTCGACAAGCTCATCCGCATGGTGGAGCAGTTTCAACAAGGCGTCGATATGTGGCAGCTGAAGGCGAAGAGCTCTATTAAGATGAttgaggagaagcagcgcaacTTCGCCCTGCTAGTCGAGGAGACGTCCATccgcgcagcggcgaacCGCAGAGACTCCATTGATCGGCTTCAGAAGCGCGCCATCGAGACGGAGGCGCACTGCCAGCAGCTCATAGCCGCAGCCAGCAAGAGCATGTAACGTTGGaatgccccctccccctcctcctctcgcccgTCACCACAGCCCTCCACTGTAGTCGAAGAGAGCACCCCACATTGCGGGCCGCGGCTGTCTGAGCATGGAGGGCCGTGCGCTCGATCGCTTCGATGGCTGCGCTTTAGGcttgaggcggcgctgcctaCTTTGTGTTTTGTACGCCCCCGTGCTTCGTTACATGCTGGAACACGATCGTGGTGGCGCATGTGCCGTGCTCGccctttcccttcctcttACTGTCTACTTCATTCGCCGCATGTGCGACGCACCGAGAGGAGCGAGGCACCTTTTCCTTTCGGCGAGTTCGATAGAGGCAGATAGCGGCGTATAGGGAAACGTACcccgtgcgcacacgcacacacgaaatAGCTCAGCCACGCAGGCTCAGTGACCATCCGTTCCAGCCTCTGCCCATGCGGCAAAGGGAACTCTCTCCCTACCTGTAACGGGCGCTGAAAACGTTTGCGTGCCAGTAGAACAGATGAGGCGGTGTCGCTGTCGTCTCCAGTGGTTGACTCCACCACGGTACTTCGACCCTCGTCCTCCCCGCCTCACATCCACATACTCCAAATCGTGCATGACTGCGGCgcttctttgttttgttttgaGGAGCAGTGCAGAAGGCGGCAATTTCTTTTGCACTCACTGCTTTGACGAGGTGGCGCATGTCAaggctcacacacacacacacacaactgcgcgccgcatcgcgccgcgctgccctcCACCTGGACGTGAGCGTCTCCGCTGCACCGAGGTGACTGACCCATcgcatctcctcctgcatccatgcctttttttttgtttacTTGCTGTTTTCGGTTGCCGTTGCTAAACGGATGCAACGGTGACGCTCTGAATGCCTTCTTGGGATTTTTGTGGCGGCTGTGCgccgcaccccctccccccccccaccccgtGCTCTTATTGTGCGGTATATTGTTTTTGCCCACGAGCGAAATTGTATTTCGTGCgagtgtgcgcatgtgcttGCGCACATGCCCTCTTTGGTAGCCTCACCTTCAGTCCATCAGACACGATCTCTCAAAGACCCGAGCGAGACCTTTGCTGCGCCACCAACCCCCCGTTCCCCACTCTTGTATACGTAGGAGTGATTTGCTGGAAGGCCAAGAGGCAGCCGACCATCAGGGCCACACGGCACGCCGTCATCATGCGACGACTGCTGGGTCGCTCGATGTGCGCCGATCCCGCCACCatccgtgccgccgctgggtCTTCGATGCGCTTCATGAGGAACACACGTACAGCACCCTCCGCAACCGCGCCGTTTTTACGCCGCTGGCAGCTCCCGTCCACGCGACTCTCGTCCTCCTGCGCGTTTGTGCAGACTGATCGCCGCTGGCagagcgacagcgccggGCAGCAGGATTTGTATGTGGTGCTGGGGGTGAGGCCGGACGCCACGCAGGATGAAATCAAGGCCGCGTACAAGAAGTTAGCTCTCGAGTACCACCCAGACCGCAATCACCAGCCGGGCGCGGAGGAGAAGTTTAAGTCGATCTCGGCCGCGTACAGCGTCGTTGGCAACAGAGAGAAGCGCCGCGAGTACGACGCGCAGCGAGCGATGTCGAGGGGCATGGGCGGTGGGTCGtacaacagcggcagcagcggccgtgctgcTAGCGGGTACTCTGCCGGCTTTCCGGGCGGCATGGACCGTGGCAACTACCAGTACCATCAGATGTCCAAAGAGGAAGCCGATCAGCTCTTCCGTGAGCTCTTCGGCGGCATGCGTGTCGACCAAATTTTCCGCAACCTGGAGGAAGAGATGCGGCTCGGAGGCATCAAAGGAAACGGACTGGGCGGCCATGTTGGCCGCAGTTTCCCGGACTCGGAGCAGGCGTTCCGACCCTTCTTCAGCGTAGAGAGTAGCACGGCGAACGTCTTTGTAGACGATCACGGGAACCGCATGGAGGAGACGACGTACACTGACTCTCGTGGCAAGCGCTTCACGGTGCGCCGcatgagcagcaccgacCCAAACGCGAGTGTTAATCAAACCGCCGACGAGTTTTACCGTGGACGGCACGCCGGAAAGGACGGCCGCTACCGATTCGGCAACGTCTCCTCCCAGTTCCAGCGACCCGACAACGACTTTACGCAGAATATGCTCGGTGTCCGCTCCCACGGCCGCAGTCCGCTGGTGGCCTTCCTCATCCTTGCCGCGTGGACAGTGATACTGGGCACTCTTCTGTTCTGCTGCATTGGCTTCCTTACTCGGCACCCGCTGTTCTTTGCGTCCGTTCTGGTGTTGATCCTTCTCGGCCGCGCGGCCCGCCCCTTCTgattgccgccgcgcacggtgGAAGCGGGCACACAATGGGTCGAAGGCTTGCTGACGTTGGAATTGCTTCTGCCTGTGTGGTGCGTGATCGAGTACAGTGCGCCCTTCTGAAACCTGGCCGTCTGCGCCTCGATGCAGGGAGCCTCGTTCGAGCGACGCGGCGTGCCTGACGTCATCTGGGGTTCGCGTGACTTTGTGATGATTGCGAGTTTGtacgcgtctgtgtgtgtgcacggacAGATTGATGCTTGTAGGCCTGTGAGTTCCTGTGCCCGTGCCAGCACTCTTTGCTGCCTGTGCACCTGCGGCGAGCGGTGACGTTGCAGGGAAGTTGTCCGATCGttcgttttgttgttgttcccTCCTTCGGTGatccctccttccctccccccacaaCCACGCTTTTGTTGCACCCGCCCGTCCATGCATCTCATCCGCGCCGAGAAGGTTTGCCGCCGCGTGGGAACTCGCGAGGCGACTGTCTTCGTTCTGCGCACCACTCTTTATGTGCGTACTTTCCACAGCGTGCGTCTGTGGAGGAGGCACCGATGAGCTAGAGGCCGAGAAAGCCGACGATTGTGTGCAGATGGCGCCAAGGAGCGCGTGTGTGACGTGGGAGAGGGCGATGTGCCGAGCAGGaagaagcggaggcggcaagggggggggggcgataGCGATGGTTGCTCGTACTCGTGTTTTCTCTGTTTCATTGATCACTCACAAGCGAGAACGCGAGTCGAGCGTCATTTGAAAGCATCGCAGACGCACTCTGACGTGTCTGTGCTTTCTCCGCCAAGGAGGAAGGCGAGCCGTGCTACTGAGATATTTTATGGCGCCATACGCGCCGTGCAGAGGTGCCGTGGCAGACTTtcagcacgtgtgcgtgcggatGTTTGCTATaccgcgtctctctctcttcccaAGCCCTAGTGACCGTCTCTCCATGTGCAAGCGGGCTTTCGCATGAATGCGTGTCAGTTATCGCATGGAGCCGCTCTGCGCTTGGTGCTGAGGCAACGGCGATGCAGGCTGCACGAGCTTGCCGCACCCGCTCTGGCGTTGGCCCCACCAATCTGTCAAACACATGCACTGCTTCTAGCGCTCACGCCCACTTTCTTGTTCTCACCTATCGCTGCTCCCACGCCAacgcgccggcgcgcgcgtgaagAGTCGTTCGCCATTACGcagccctcctctccccatcACCGCTCACAGACTCGCGTATTTGTACGCTCTTTCCCGTGTGCCCTGTGCATCGCAGCCGAACAAACCCGTAATGCACCGTGCGCGGAACGTTCGATCTCATACGGGCGAGTATGCCCCAGACATTTTGGTGGTTGGTTCTTGCTTTCTGGACTATGTCGGCTACGTGGACCACATGCCGCAGGTGGGCGAGACGATGCACTCGGTGTCGTTTCACAAGGGGTTTGGCGGCAAGGGCGCCAACCAAGCTGTGGCGGCTGGCCGCTTGGGGGCCAAGGTTGCCATGGTGAGCATGGTCGGGACAgatggcgacggcagtgACTACATCAAGGAGCTGGAGAGAAACGGCGTTGACACGGCGTACATGTTTCGCACCGGCAAGAGCTCGACTGGACTGGCGATGATCCTGGTCGATACCAAGTCATCCAACAACGAAATCGTCATTTGCCCCAACGCCACAAACCATTTCACAcctgagctgctgcgcgcgcagacgAACAACTACGAGAGGATCCTGCATACCGGGCTCAAGTATCTTATCTGCCAGAACGAGATACCCCTTCCCACCACGCTCGACACGATCAAGGAGGCGCACAGCCGTGGCGTGTACACGGTGTTCAACAGCGCTCCGGCCCCGAAGCCGGCTGAGGTGGAGCAGATCAAGCCGTTTCTCCCGTACGTGTCGCTCTTCTGCCCGAACGAAGTGGAGGCGACGCTCATTACCGGCGTGAAGGTGACGGACACCGAGTCCGCCTTTAGCGCCAtcaaggcgctgcagcagctcggtGTTCGTGATGTCGTCATCACGCTCGGTGCGGCCGGCTTTGTCCTTTCTGAAAACGGTGCCGAGCCGGTGCATGTCACGGGCAAGCACGTCAAGGCGGTGGACAcgaccggcgccggtgactGCTTTGTCGGCTCCATGGTGTATTTCATGAGCCGCGGCCGCAACCTTCTGGAGGCCTGCAAGCGAGCCAACGAGtgcgccgccatcagcgTCACGCGCAAGGGCACCCAGCTGTCCTACCCGCACCCAAGTGAGCTGCCGGCTGGTGTCATGTAGTCGTGAGTAGAGGGCatgctcgcctcctcctccccgaCGCTGCGAAAGGCGATGGGGTGCTGCCGATGGTGATGATGGTGCCGGGGGCACTGGAGCGCCAATATGTTTAAACGCTTACGAACAGAGCACGCCATCGGAGCAAGCAACTGCGAAGGCGCGCacagggggtgggggacgTGCGGTGGTGTTGTGACGCGGTTGCCTTTCGAGCAACAGCGCGTAGACCGAAAGTCTTCAAAGTACGGCGGACGTGTTTGCTGGTTTGTGTGCGCCTCGCTCCTCTCTCGAGGGCCTTCTTGTCTTTCTTCTCTGGCCATTCTCGAACCTCTCTTGCATCTTCGTCCCTCTCTTGCGTCGActtccgtgtgtgtgcgtgtgtgtgtgtccacACGGTGTGCATaacgtgtgtatgtatacatctctcttcccctgcctctctctgcctcccaTGGCGAGAGGCGCTTGCCGTCGTGTGCTTCGCCGTTACCGGCTCTTCTATGTCACCTCACAAAACGTTTCTTTCATGTTTTATGCTTTCACTTttccccgctctctctcgctctcgtcTGTTTGAATGTTACCCATGCGCGTTCCCCCCTTGgttgtctgtctctctttttctccctctctctgtatgtgtgtacgtgcgttTGCGTCTTGATGCCCATCGCACCGGAGTGGGGCGCGTACAAGCTCCTTTACGCGTGTCCCCATCTTGCTCTTCGCGTGCCCTTGTGTGTCTGGCGCGGTGTGGCATTGCCATCGGTTTACACCATCGCGGATGCAGTCGACGGGATGAAGTCGACGTTTTCGAGCCACTCGatccttttttctctctctgctcgtTTCTTCGCTGTGCACCGCACAGGtgggagaagaaaaaaaaacttcACTCGTGGTCAAGCGCGCTGGAAGACAGTCagtgggatacgctcgatGAGCGAGGAGGCTGCAGAGGCGTTGGAACGGCGGTGGAAAGCGgagagggcgggaggggtggggggggggggaggctaTGAGAGCCGGGAATACGTGCGCATACACCCACCAGCCataagcagcagcaacaacgaagAAGCAACAGCCATCATCATCGCAAAGCTGCCTAGCGTAACGTGCCCACTGGCGGAGGTAATGAGTGGCGTGCGAGGAGTGCACTTGAAGCTGACCAGAGGTGATGATTAGACGAGGTCCCCTGCCCCAGAACGTGTGCCTACCCTGGAGCTTCTACATGGAGAGCCACAGGAACATAATACCCCTCCTTCAACTTTATCTCTCCTTGTGCATCTGCATGGCAcccttctttccctccccacTGCACATGATGGGCCTGCACTCGACGTGAGCCAATCTCACGGTCGCTCACACCCAAACCATTCGTGTACCCCCCGTCCTCTACCACACATCCACACTCACACCGAACACGGTGATGTGTAGAgcccacacatacacagacgTATTTGGGGTTGCCACGCGGCACTGTTTGTGAAGCTTCCTCACCTGACGCACCCAGAGCTGCGACACGTCCTCCTCTCTATCGAAGCaaaagcgcacgcacaacacCTCCCCCGCCACGCAAGCTTGAGAGGGGCGCTTGGCCGTGGCGCGCTTGTGCGACTGGGCGAGGACAGTGGGTATACCGGCGCCGTATCTGCTTTGTACACAGCGGCACGTCGAGCCGTGAGGCTGTGCGCATGTAGACCTGGCCGGCGTCGTCTCGGCTGCTTGGACTCGACTTTCTTTTtgccttctttttgttttgttgttcCTTTGGCTGGGGTGTTTGCTGGTTTGCGTGTGTACCGCGTCTTTCACCCTCTCCGCCACCCGCAAGGCGTCCCCATTGCCTCCTATATCCACGCCCATCggctcccttctctctctcgtgttgCTTCTCCACCCCCTAGacatcgacgccgtcgacATTCGTCTATTTGCGTGTTTTCACCCTTTCTTGTCGGGCTTCAGTCCTTTGCGCCTTCTCACCTTTCGCGTTTGCCGctcttccaccgccgcctttgGTCTCGCATTCCGGGCAGCCATGACGGACGTCACCTCTTCGCTCCGCCCGTCGTCGCGCCAGGGCTCCCCGGtgccgcgccggcagctcgGCATTCTGCCTGTGAACCAGCGCTCCTACTCGCGTGTGGGCTCCAAGGGCATGATTGGAGATGACTCGCCGCTCATGTCTCCCTTGCCCTACTACCCGCGTCGTCGCAGTGTCACCTTTGCCGGTGACCAgagcgtgagagaggagcgaCCCAACTACAACGCCGCATATTCCGCTTCTGCTCCCGTCTCCCCAGCGCGTCAcggctcgccgccgccggttTCCATCCTCAAGCCGAACTCGTCGTTtccggcggcagaggaggaggacagcggcgctgcgccggcgtaccaggctgccgcagccaccgTGGGTGGTGTCTTGGACCGCAAAGACCGCGCGCGGAACTCTCCGGTACCGGTGCGCGGTCGCTCCAATAGCCGTCAGCGCcttgcggcgcggcgcaaggaggcgcagctgcatcgcAGCTTCTACGATGACAGCTTCGTGGAGGAGTATGTGCTGCGAGCCAAGACGGAGttggagcaggaggaggcagagcagcgccgaatgcaggagcagctgagGACCGAGcaggagagggcgaagagggcAGAGCGCCGCGTCTCGGAGGCAGCGGAGAAGATCAACGCCCTGCAGCACGCAAAAGAGGTGCTGATGACGGCCACGGTGCGCCGCCACACTTCCGTGACGCCGTccccgcagcgcgcgcctgccGAAAAATCGAAGCGCAACTCCAGCCTCTTGCGGGAGCTCGAAGAGGACCCCGACCCGGAGGTGCAGGCAGCGCTAAAGGAGCTCGCACGCAACTCCctggcgaagcagcagcgtcgcgttCACTCTTCAGCTCATCAGCGTCGTCGATCGATATCCATTGTCTCCGCCGACGCCCTCGCGAAGAGCGGCGAGGccgacgacggtgacgacAACGACACCCGCAAGCGCGCCCGTCTAGAGAAGATCGTCTCCACGCTGCTTGCGAAGAAGGCCAAGAGCAAGAGCAAGCGTAGTGTGATGGTTATCGACTGGTCTGATCTCGActccgacgccgacggcgacaccGCGACCACTGAGGAGGATGGGGAGGAGACTGCGGTGGCCCTCaagcgacgacgcggccgcccTGCCAAAAGCCGCAGTATAGCGTTGGGgacggaggcgacgctggTGTCGTCGGCGAAGCATGTACAGAGGCCGTCCACGAAGCGCGCGGCCTCGTCCCGTAAGCGCCATGCCAGCGCAGAGCCCGAGTTGGGCGACTCACTTCTTTTTGAGGATGAGGCCGAGCAGCCGATTTTGCTTCCTCGCCGGCAGAATACGCGACCGCCCCCCACTCGGTCTATCTCGTACATCGAAATGGGGAGCGGTGATGACCTGCTGAGGGACGCCGCCAGCGTTGAGCGTGTGGTGCGGCGACCACCTCGtgccacacgcgcgccggtcacgcggcagcgccgcggccgtctTGCATCTACTAGCACCCGCGAAGGTGCAGAGGACATGTCGTCTTTCacagacgccaccgcctggcGAGGAcgtgcgccgcagccgccagccGCGACGACAGGGGGACCGACCGGCGTCCCgcctcgccgacgccgcgggtCCGCCCCGCGCGCGGACCCCAATGATCCCATGGCCGTCTTCTTTGAGGCTGCCTTTCCGAGTCCCTCGAAGTTTGATGAGATGATGATGCAGGCTGGCGGCCTGCCAGAGACccgtcgtggcggcggtggcggcggccgaggaCAGGGACGGCATCCCAACTTGGTGCTGCCTAGTTCGATtgggcgccgccgctgataCTTGAGCGAGTGCGTGCCAACCATGTTGgcgagtgtgtgtatgtcgAGCAGTCTCGCGCCATTTACGACGTCATGACGTTCGCTGTTCTGGTTCTTGCGAGTGCCGGCTTGGTTCTCTTTGCTTTGACCTAGACTGTCTTTCCTATCTCAGTTCCTGCATcgctcgccgcctccgtcccGCCTCCGTCCCGCCCagccctcccccaccacacTCCTGCACTGCGGCAAGCGGGTCAGCGGACCTCTCTGTATAGGGGAGCCCTTGCGTGATGCGGACGCGGAGTTGTTTTGTCCTGCGAACCAGTGAAAGCCCTTTCTCGTTTGTTGTTTCTTATTTTCCTCTTGAAAGATAGATGCTCAGTCGCCTccacgcgctgctccgctgtGGTGTGCGTTGTGTGGCTGTAAGCCAGCAaggacgcacgcacgctcacgACAGTGCAACAGTGGCGGGACGCTTTAGATTTCGCGACGTGCGGTGCGtcggtatgtgtgtgtgtgtgtctggaCGAGCTCATGTGCGCTGCAAGCAACACgaaagcaaacaaacaagCAAACGCATTGTGTAGTTCTCGCAGTCTACTgggcgcgagagaggaggggaggggtgggctAGACGGTTGGTTTCCGCACCGTTGCAGCTCCGGCGtgggcctcctcctcttttgaCGGCTGTACTCGTCACCCGCACCGGTGTCAGGGGAGACTGCCATTTGTGGGCTTGAGGAAGCTAGCTTTCTAGCCACACGCGCTGTCTCGACTTGCCGCAGACTGGGGTCTTTGCGCTACTGCGCCGCATCTTCACGCACGCGTCTTcttgtctgcgtgtgcgagtgtgtgtcCGTGTTCCTCAGGTGCGCGCATCACCTCTTCtcggtgcgcgtgtcgtGTTGATAGCGCCCATTCTCTCCTTGCCTTCTTCGCACCCAGCGTTGAATTTGCACAGCCCTCACTGCTGCCTGCTTTTCTTCACCCTTTTCTCTTCGCTTACCGCCTGCCGCGTTGGCGCGGGTCTTTAACGGTTTTCTGCTCTGCGCCccgggcagcagcatcgaTGACGACACTGCACGGCCAAAATAAGgttacacgcacacaaggaACCTCACGAGACCCGTCTCACTGCACGGCAGCGGGCAACATCGAATCTGTGCCTGAGAGCACCATTGCACACGAACGTAGAAGCGGCGTTGccggtttttttttttttggcagCGAGCAGCACGTCATTGGGAGACACACCGGTCGCTGACGCTCGAGGAAAAGTCGTTTGTCGCGTCTGCGtgtacgcgcgcgtgcaacAAAGCCTTGCCGGGAGCGTGTGCGTCAAAGTGGCTGCACCATTCTCATCCTGCCTCTGCGCACCGCCGGAGGCCGGAAGAGGTGAAGAAGCGAGCGCACGGAATCACAACGCGCGCGTGTTTTCCTCATgtccttctcccccccctgCACGCAGGTaccgcttctcctccctgAGGAACTCCGTGACGAAGTGGTGAGTGGAGCGGCGGAGATCATCGTGGAGCGCGGCAGTCGCAACCGCTGCTTCTTGCACGTCTACAGTGAAGAGGAGCGACTTGCCAAGGTCGAGGACATCGCGGACCCGGATGATGTGGTGCGGCACGCGCATGAAAAGCACCTGAGTGAGCTACGCTGGGCACGAGGCGTGCTGTGGGCCGACTCGCGCGTTCAGCGCTTTGTGCGGTACGCGGACCATATCTTATGGCCGGCGTACGAGTCTCTCAGTAAAGTCGTCAACGTGGTGCGCCAGCTGATTCTCTGCGAGGAAGGCGACAACGCAACGGCGCtgaagagagcgcgcgacgtcgccgttgcGAACGGCATCCTTCGACGCGAGGCCACGCTCCCTGGTCTGCACCCCCTCAAAGAGACGAGGATGGAAGGCCAGGCGATCCTGTACGACGTGCAGCAAGTGCGGAAGCGCAGCCGTGACGCGtgggcggcgacgatgccgtcGGTGCTCTTGCGCGTCGACGAGGAGCCCGTTGACTCTGTCGCTTGGATTGCCGAGGTAAAGCAGGCATCGCACACCGTCTCGGACATCCTGCAGCTTCAGCTTGCCACCACGCCGCTGACGCGGCTCGTCGagctgctgtcgcagccGCGGAGCTCtccggctgctgccgatTCCGCCTCGACCGCATCTGCGGCaaggcagcagtggcgatgTCTGCTCGA comes from the Leishmania donovani BPK282A1 complete genome, chromosome 27 genome and includes:
- a CDS encoding heat shock protein DNAJ, putative, whose product is MRRLLGRSMCADPATIRAAAGSSMRFMRNTRTAPSATAPFLRRWQLPSTRLSSSCAFVQTDRRWQSDSAGQQDLYVVLGVRPDATQDEIKAAYKKLALEYHPDRNHQPGAEEKFKSISAAYSVVGNREKRREYDAQRAMSRGMGGGSYNSGSSGRAASGYSAGFPGGMDRGNYQYHQMSKEEADQLFRELFGGMRVDQIFRNLEEEMRLGGIKGNGLGGHVGRSFPDSEQAFRPFFSVESSTANVFVDDHGNRMEETTYTDSRGKRFTVRRMSSTDPNASVNQTADEFYRGRHAGKDGRYRFGNVSSQFQRPDNDFTQNMLGVRSHGRSPLVAFLILAAWTVILGTLLFCCIGFLTRHPLFFASVLVLILLGRAARPF
- a CDS encoding ribokinase, putative; translation: MHRARNVRSHTGEYAPDILVVGSCFLDYVGYVDHMPQVGETMHSVSFHKGFGGKGANQAVAAGRLGAKVAMVSMVGTDGDGSDYIKELERNGVDTAYMFRTGKSSTGLAMILVDTKSSNNEIVICPNATNHFTPELLRAQTNNYERILHTGLKYLICQNEIPLPTTLDTIKEAHSRGVYTVFNSAPAPKPAEVEQIKPFLPYVSLFCPNEVEATLITGVKVTDTESAFSAIKALQQLGVRDVVITLGAAGFVLSENGAEPVHVTGKHVKAVDTTGAGDCFVGSMVYFMSRGRNLLEACKRANECAAISVTRKGTQLSYPHPSELPAGVM